One Caldisericota bacterium genomic window, CAGCCGTCAATGATCGAAGCAGATTGAGACAGAAGCCCGCCGATTACAACATGAAGGTAACTGCCAAGTGAAAGGAAATAAGAGGAAAGCAAGCACAGGGCAAAGCTAAAAAGGGAGATTGAATTTGGTGTTAGTTTAGTTTTTATGAGGAGTTTTGAAATTTTGATAGAAATAGGTCTGTTTAGAAATCTTGATACAGGGCCGTCTGTTAACTTTGTTAATCTTTTGCATAGAATTTTTTCAGCTTCTCTGAAATCTTCTTTTGTATCGATATCAATCCAGAAATTTTCTTTTATATCAAAGTATCTCATTCCCCCTTTTTCTGATAAGATGCGTATCCCGCCTGTGAGTGTTCCGTCCCCCTTTTTAATACTTTTCTTGAGTGCGTCAAAAAGTGATTGGTTGCACAAAAACATCCCGCAGTCGATACCGTTATAATCTTTTATTTCTTTACCAGTATCTACTATTTTTTTATTTTCTATTTTTACTTTTGTGGCGTCATTTAAATCGATATGCTTTTTTGGCACCTTATCAACAACTAAAATGCATTCCTTATTGGACAATTTTGTCTTAAGTAATCTCTTTAGTGTATTAGATTCAAATATGTGATCTGTCATAAGCAGCACGAACTTTTTATTTATAAGGTCTTTGCCTTTAAGTACGGAGATGCCATTTCCTTTTTCCCATTTTTTGTTTTCTATATAATTTATTTTAACGTTGTATTTCTTTCCATTTCCCAATTTTGTTTTTATCTTTCCTCCGAGATATCCCGTAACGATTACAAATTCGGTGATGCCTGCTTCTCTCGCAGTTAAAATAACTCTTTCTATAAGGGAGAACCCTAAAAGTCGAGCAAGGGGCTTTGGCTCAT contains:
- a CDS encoding sugar phosphate nucleotidyltransferase — encoded protein: MKALIIAAGRGSRLKDFTDNEPKPLARLLGFSLIERVILTAREAGITEFVIVTGYLGGKIKTKLGNGKKYNVKINYIENKKWEKGNGISVLKGKDLINKKFVLLMTDHIFESNTLKRLLKTKLSNKECILVVDKVPKKHIDLNDATKVKIENKKIVDTGKEIKDYNGIDCGMFLCNQSLFDALKKSIKKGDGTLTGGIRILSEKGGMRYFDIKENFWIDIDTKEDFREAEKILCKRLTKLTDGPVSRFLNRPISIKISKLLIKTKLTPNSISLFSFALCLLSSYFLSLGSYLHVVIGGLLSQSASIIDGCDGEVARLKFQQTEYGAWFDTILDRYADALIILGLAYGLWRLHGNTMIWIIGFIALAGSFMNSYTATKYDFIFKKSGKKPKVRIGRDIRLLLIMIGALSNQIFYTLIILGIITNAETIRRLYTLRKT